The following coding sequences lie in one Spinacia oleracea cultivar Varoflay chromosome 1, BTI_SOV_V1, whole genome shotgun sequence genomic window:
- the LOC110776957 gene encoding cytosolic sulfotransferase 15-like, protein MGTTKEEEEEDELYGTTKEFKQLILSLPKVIGWRTPNLYLFQRFWCQPKEIQAIISAQTHFQAQDSDVIIATIPKSGTTWLKALVFAIVNRRGFRVDSLEHPLLRANPHDLVPFLEYKVYANDENPNLSNIASPRCFASHVPYNSLPKTMIRDNSNCKIVYICRNPFDTFVSIWHFMKKIRPTYLGPFSLEEAFDMYCMGQVGYGPYWDHMLEYWEESLKSPQKVMFFKYEDLKGDVHLQVRRLAEFLGYPFSPQEEKECVVEEITKLCSFQNMKSLEVNKSGKSILNFDNKGLFRKGEVGDWVNLLSKQMVKRLSQIMQEKLDGSGLEFPNVP, encoded by the coding sequence ATGGGTACAaccaaagaagaagaagaagaagatgagttATATGGTACAACCAAAGAATTCAAGCAACTAATTTTATCCCTTCCTAAAGTTATAGGATGGAGAACTCCAAATCTCTACCTTTTTCAACGTTTTTGGTGTCAACCCAAAGAGATTCAAGCCATAATCTCTGCCCAAACTCACTTTCAAGCTCAAGATAGTGATGTCATTATCGCCACCATCCCCAAATCCGGCACTACTTGGCTAAAAGCCCTCGTTTTTGCTATTGTGAACCGACGTGGGTTTCGTGTTGACTCCTTAGAGCACCCTTTGTTAAGAGCTAACCCTCATGATCTTGTACCATTCTTAGAATACAAGGTTTATGCAAATGATGAAAACCCAAACTTGTCCAATATTGCTTCTCCTAGGTGTTTTGCTTCTCATGTGCCTTATAATTCCTTGCCTAAAACCATGATTAGAGATAACTCTAATTGCAAGATTGTTTACATTTGTAGGAACCCTTTTGATACTTTTGTGTCAATTTGGCATTTTATGAAGAAAATTAGGCCCACTTATCTTGGGCCTTTCTCATTGGAAGAAGCCTTTGATATGTATTGTATGGGCCAAGTTGGGTATGGCCCATATTGGGATCATATGTTAGAATATTGGGAAGAAAGCTTGAAGTCACCCCAAAAGGTTATGTTTTTCAAGTATGAAGATTTGAAAGGGGATGTTCATCTTCAAGTGAGGAGATTAGCTGAGTTTTTAGGGTACCCGTTTTCGCCTCAAGAGGAGAAAGAGTGTGTTGTTGAGGAAATTACAAAACTATGTAGCTTTCAAAATATGAAGAGTTTGGAAGTTAACAAAAGTGGGAAATCCATACTAAACTTTGATAATAAGGGATTGTTTAGGAAAGGTGAGGTTGGGGATTGGGTCAACCTTCTAAGTAAACAAATGGTGAAAAGGTTGAGCCAAATCATGCAAGAAAAGTTAGATGGTTCCGGCTTGGAGTTTCCAAACGTTCCATGA
- the LOC110776960 gene encoding PLAT domain-containing protein 3-like, whose translation METKLLLFSTIFIFAYVSFPPAYASDDECIYVVYVQTGNTEAATTHARVSLELRDKYVNRLNMTNLQSWGLMGKHHYYDYFRRGNLDVFSVKGKCFNGPFCSMTLSHDNTGVSPSWHVDYVEVTSVAPNRHCRKIKFPVNAWLSVDQPPRGFASHGVYLCDEMIVADHANCSSEI comes from the exons ATGGAAACCAAGCTTCTTTTATTCAGTACAATCTTCATCTTTGCCTATGTTTCCTTTCCGCCGGCCTATGCATCG GACGATGAATGCATTTACGTAGTTTACGTGCAAACCGGAAATACAGAAGCCGCAACAACCCATGCTCGAGTGAGCCTTGAGCTAAGGGACAAATACGTGAATCGTTTAAACATGACAAATCTACAATCTTGGGGATTAATGGGAAAACACCATTACTACGACTACTTTAGAAGAGGAAATTTGGATGTGTTTTCTGTTAAAGGCAAATGCTTTAACGGCCCATTTTGTAGTATGACATTGAGTCATGATAACACCGGCGTATCCCCTAGTTGGCACGTAGACTATGTTGAAGTCACCTCCGTTGCACCTAATCGCCATTGTCGGAAGATTAAGTTCCCGGTCAATGCATGGTTATCCGTTGATCAGCCACCACGTGGTTTCGCTAGCCACGGGGTTTATTTATGTGATGAGATGATTGTTGCCGATCATGCTAATTGCTCCTCGGAGATTTGA
- the LOC110776956 gene encoding cytosolic sulfotransferase 15-like: MELPQASYGYEMCLSEKFWCPEFSLEAVIALQSHFEAHDTDIFVINMPKTGTTWFKSLLYTLLNRCDNHHLSNTPLQTYSPHELISSLEIMIYTKDKTPDLTKIPPPRLFSTHLPYASLPESVKNSKCKIIYVTRNPFDTFVSSWLYYSKLEKLDIHTSRDDYFDKFCQGRSLYGPFFDHVVGYWKESLERPQKVLFLKYEDLKEDGALQLKRVGEFVEHPFSKQEEEQGVVQGIINLCSIGSLKEMEVNKKGKCDPDFDNKSFFRKGVVGDWVNYLTPPMVERLTKIMDENFNGSGLSF, translated from the coding sequence ATGGAACTTCCTCAAGCAAGTTATGGTTACGAAATGTGTCTATCCGAAAAGTTCTGGTGTCCAGAATTCAGCTTGGAGGCAGTAATAGCACTCCAAAGCCACTTTGAAGCACACGACACCGACATCTTTGTCATCAACATGCCAAAAACTGGAACCACTTGGTTCAAGTCTCTTCTATACACACTGTTAAACAGGTGTGACAACCACCACCTTTCAAACACCCCATTGCAAACATATAGCCCTCACGAGCTTATTTCAAGCCTTGAGATCATGATCTATACCAAGGATAAAACCCCTGACTTGACCAAAATACCACCACCTAGGCTATTCTCAACCCACCTCCCATATGCTTCCCTCCCAGAATCAGTGAAAAATTCCAAGTGTAAGATCATTTATGTTACTCGCAATCCCTTTGACACCTTTGTTTCCTCTTGGCTTTACTACTCCAAGTTGGAGAAACTTGATATTCATACTTCTAGGGATGACTACTTTGACAAGTTTTGCCAGGGGAGGAGCCTTTATGGACCTTTCTTCGACCATGTTGTGGGATACTGGAAAGAGAGTTTGGAGAGGCCACAGAAAGTACTCTTTTTGAAGTACGAAGATTTGAAGGAAGATGGTGCATTGCAGTTGAAGAGGGTGGGTGAATTCGTGGAACACCCATTTTCAAAACAAGAAGAAGAACAAGGAGTGGTACAAGGTATAATAAATCTTTGCAGCATAGGGAGTTTGAAGGAAATGGAGGTTAATAAGAAAGGAAAATGTGATCCTGATTTTGACAACAAAAGTTTCTTTAGAAAGGGTGTGGTTGGAGATTGGGTTAATTACCTTACACCTCCTATGGTTGAACGTCTAACTAAAATCATGGATGAAAATTTCAATGGTTCCGGGTTAAGTTTTTGA